The Hippopotamus amphibius kiboko isolate mHipAmp2 chromosome 16, mHipAmp2.hap2, whole genome shotgun sequence genomic interval GTCACACGGAGGCCACTCTCTCGACACACGGCGAGCCTGAACCTTTCCTGAGCTCCTTCCAGGCTCTAGGCTGGAGCAGCTTCCTGAGGAGCCtgccctgctttcccaggcagcccCTCCTCTGCAGCCCCCCCACTTCCTAATGTCATCCCACAGACTGTGACCCTGAGTCTGCCTCCAGGCACTGACCCTCCTAGGGCTACCCCCAAGTGGGGACGGCCCgggtgcacgcacacacacatcagACAGTCCACCCAACAGGCAGGCCCGCATGCCGAGTGTGGAGGAGGtggctgggtcttttttttttttttaatttatttatttaattattggctgcactgggtcttcgttgctgcacatgggctttctctagttgctgcgagtgggggctcctcttcattgtggtgcacaggctcctcattgtagtggcttctcttgctgtggagcacgggccctaggtgcgtgagcttccataattgtggcacacgggctcagtagctgtggctcacgggctctagagcacaggctcaatagttgtggcgctcaggcttcgttgctccgcggcatgtggaatcttcccagggcagggctcgaacccgtgtcccctgcattggcaggcggattctttaccaccgcgccaccagggaagtccgcggTGGCTGGTTCTTGCCCTCCTTTCCTGGGCAAAGGGCTCCTGCTGTTTCCTCTCCCACTCCCTGTACCCACTGGGTCCTTGTACTCTGCCCGCCAAAGCcgctccctcccccatccttcgACAGATGGAGCAGTGCCATTGGGGCTTTCAGCCCTTGCTCCAGGGAAACGTGGACGGGTGTGAGGCTGGGAGACTTGGTGGGCCTCCtccacgccccccaccccactttttttttttttggccatggcctcgcgggatctcagttctctgaccagggattaaacctgggccccctgcagtggaagctcggagtcctacctactggaccgccagggacgtcctcTCCATCCCCTTATCGCCGTTGCTGCATCCATCCTCCCACCAGCTctgtggcgggtgggggggggaggcacTGCCACCCAGCATCCCAGCTGAGGAGACCAGGGCCCAGAACGCCCAGAGCTCAAGAGCCCAAGCCCGTGGCTCCCAAAccccccagcccaccctcccTGTCAAGCCTGCCCTCTTCTTCCTCACAAGGAGCGCCCAGACCCAAGGCAGGGGAGCCAGAAGGGCCAGGAAGACGGGACGCGGGCCCTGAAGGGTGAGGGGGGAGCacaggtggggaggaagagactCGAGCACAAGTGTTgtcatttatttccttcctcGGGCAGCGGCAGCTTCCCACCAACAACACCTTGAAGCGCAGGGAGGAGATGCAAGGGCGGGCACGGGGACGACCCTCGGAGCGCCAGGGCCTGGGTCTATCCGGAGAGGTCGGGGCTGCAGGAGGCTGGGAGGCTCCCAGCGCTGGTGCGGGGGAAGGAGGCCACCCCAGCGGTGAGAGCACATCGTGGTGGCTACGTGGGCTCAGGGCTCGGCTGGCGGACAAAGGCTGGAGAGACAGACCCCAACCTCACAACTCAgctggctgggaggtggggggccgGATGCTGACCCCGCCCCCTGGCAACAACCCCAGCTAACAGGTCTGCGTCAAAGAGTCTGCTTTTTGGGGTGAAGGGTACCTCCAGGGGCTTAAATAAAGGAGCAGGGGCGAGAGGTGCAGCGAGAACAGAGGGTGACCGTCTGGCCAGCGGGCCCGGCCTCGCGTGCTGTGACTTGAGCGAGTCCtcggtggggaggaggggggtctCACAGCCGAGGTCTCGGGCCCGCCTCTCTGGGCTCACACCGAGACCCTCGCCGTCCTCGCTGGAGGGCCGGGCCGGGGGAGAGCGGGCGGGGCAGGAAGATGGGCGCCGGCCGGGCGGCCTAGCGCAGGTCCTCCTCGTCGCCCTGGATCGTCTTCTTGATGCGCAGCAGCATGGTGGTGAGCCACTGGTCCAGCCGGGAGATGGCGTCGTACTCCTTCACCTGCGCgccggggggaggggcggggaaggGAGCGAGACCCCAAGGTCTGTcatgcctcctcctctcccccctcctgTGCGCCATGGTGAGCTTCTCGAtgcccacccccagccagctGTCTGGGGGAGATGGACTGGACGAGCCTGGTCTCGGTCATCATTCAGGGGCCTACAATTTGTAAGAGGTACCCAGGGAGAGACGCTCGGCAGATGCAGGCTAGGGGACCTGAGTTGGATGTAACAGTTCCAGAAAGCCCAGGACAGGGCAAGGAAAGGGAGGAACATCTCTGTGGGGCAGTTCTATCAGAGAAGTTGCTGGAAGGGGTGCCCGCTCTGGCCTCTCATGCCCcttgctcctccctccctcctgctttcaggcaggagaggagggggatGACACAAcccattccctccttccctgcaccTCTTGCGTCACCCAGAGCGGCCTGATGTGAGATGCCCTCAGCTGCTCACCCAAGGTCGTGCAAAGGCCTTGGCCTTCAGGAGCAGagagacttgggtttgaatcccagctctgtccccgAGAGGCCTCAGTGccatcatctctaaaatggggagaCCACTCCCTGCACCTCTTGGGGCTACTTGTGAGGATTCGGGGGTGACTAGAGAAAGAAATTCAGAGCCAGGGCTGCagatgaaaaaggatgaaattcacGGGACCATGTCTGACAAGGGCAGCCACCCTCACCGGCCACTCACCGCCTCGGTGTAGCTGTCCACGTTCTGCTCCTCGTGGGCGTCTAACAATTTCTGCAAGAAGATGGCAGGCAGGGCTCAGGGGCCCAGGCTGGCCTGAGGCCTGACCTGAATGAGATTCACACACACTATCTAGGAGAGTGAAAATcgcgggggtggaggagggggtacGCCTATGCTGACAGGAAGGAGGGGGCTGTGTTCCAGTCCTGCCCTCCGCGTCAGAAGGTCACTGACATTGAAcatcctgcagcctccagctccaCCCCCGGCTCCATCATTGCCTGAATCTTACATGTTTCATCTAGATAATGGAGACCTAAATGGCAGACGAGGGGCAAAAAAACAGAGACCCTTGAGGAGCACTGTAGAAATCTCAGCGCTTGTGCTAACCGGGACCCGAGCCCGCAGGTTCCCATCCACGCGTCCTGCGCCAGGCGCAGGTGCAGGAAAGGGACGGCCCGAGGCCCTGCCACTCACTTTCATCAGCTTGCACTCCCGGGAGTCGGAGAACGCGGGAAACAGCTCCTCGTACTTCTGGACAGCAAGCTGAGCGTTGgtgagggtggaggagaggaagaaggggacaGGCTAATAAAGAATGGCCCTCGGAGCAGCTGGCCTGGCAGCCGAGGGGCTCTGGGGCCGCTTGGCCCTGAGTCAGCTGTCTGCGCCCCCACCCAGCCTCCAGCGACACTGGGCCCCGTGCCCGGCAGGGGCTCCACAGAGCTGAGCTCAGCGCAAGCCTGACGACACAGACagctgcaggggaggggggcggggggcaggggcctgggggaggaaGCAGGGTTCCCCTGCTCGGTCCTCAGTGCCTCTGCCTGCACCCGGCCCACCCAGGGTAGGGGCACATCCTATGAGCCAGGCCTGATGCGAGGCACTTTTCACGTTTAACCCTCAGCAGGACCCAGGGGAGCTCAAACAACGCGGACCCCATTTTGAAAGTGGGAAACAGATCTGGAAACAGCAGTGACCCGCTCAGGGCACAGGATTCATGAGGGACGTGAACCGTCCTGACCCCAAAGCCCAAGCTCTCACCTGCCCCGCTGGATGCCCGCAAAGGGAGTGAGGGTGGGGCTCAAACGCGCCATGTGGCTGCGGACAGGGCAGCTGGAGACCCCAGGAAATCCCGATCTCTGGCAGAACCTAGCTCCTCTCCCCTGCCATTCCCCAATCCCTCGCCCAGCCTTAATCCCTCTCTTGCTAAGAAGCCCTGAGAATGGGTGGGGTTGGCATGCAGGTGCTGGTTCAAATCATGACAATGGGAGTCAGAAAGATCTGGAATCCTGGGGCTGTAGTTTACTAGCCATATGGCTTTGAACAAGGGACTCTGTTCtcagcctcagtgtcttcatctgtaaaatggggcaaccATGGTGCCAACCTCATGGGGTGAAGTAAGGACTCAAAAAGTGCTTCCACAAAAGTAAAAGCCTGGCGTTGAGCAAGTTGGGAGCTGGAAACTCCAAGGCTACCAGGACCGAGCGAGTGAAATCAGGGGTAGAAACAACCATTTCCTGCCTGAAGGCTGACTGCCAGGGGCCAAACATGACTGAGGGGTTTGCCCCTCCGAAGGGGTTGAGAGGTGACTTGGCCTAATCACAGACCTGGTGCTCCAAGGGCGGTCACCCTGTGGGGGGCAGGATAAGCTCTGGGTGGGCCCCTGGGCCTGGGCTCACCTTAGCATTGAGCATGTCGATGCAGAAGTGGCAGAGGGCCGCCTTGAAGAAGTAGTCCTTGGCGCTATACTTGAGGAGTGGGCTGTCCATGGCGTTGGTCCCCACCTGCGGGCACAAGGAGGCAGGCAGCCAGAGGGCCAGGGTCACTGCCAGGCACTTGGGGGGCCAGCTGGGAACAGGGCCCATGCCCCAGTGAGGCCCTGTTAACCCAGGACCCCAAGGGCAGGGAGGCCAGAGACCAGCCTTGGGGAAGTCAGCGGCCAGTCCCTGAATGACTGAGGACCAGGGCAtgatgggggctgggggtgtggcCACAGGGCTGAGGCCAGGTGTCCGTGGGCTTCCCAAGGCGCCCGAGAtggtggagggggcggcggcCCCACGGTCAGGCCCGACAGGAGGCTGGCACATCGGTGGGCAGAGAGGCAGCCGGCTGCGGGAACGTGAGAGGCGGCGTCCGCCCTGCTCTCCTCCGAGGCCAGCTGCCTGCCTTTCTCCCGGCCAGGCTGAACCCACCGGGGCGGCCGGGCCCcgcccagccctccctgcccagcaGAGGGGAGCCCGCACACCCAGGGGACACCCCCTCCCGGGCCCCAGCCAGTCCCCTTCCAGCCGGCTCAGCTGCCTCTGGCCACCCCAGGCCTCGCAATTCTTTCTGTTCTCTCCCTGACTCTGCTGCAGTCAGCTCCGCTCTGGGGCCACCCGGGAAGCTCCCTGTGAGGAGTGTGGGAAGGGCGTGTCTAGGGAGAGGGTGGTGCTGCTGCGTGGGGTCGTGGGTGGAGAGTGTGCAGCCGGGCTGAGTGCATGGTGAGGGCGTGGGGATGACCGAGGGACGCGCCGAgaaggggcggagggagggggagaTGCTGGAGCAGGGGCGCTGGCAGGCGGGATGGGGCGCCATGCCCGCCCCGGGGCGCAGGGCTTGGagccctgcctgcccccaccTGTTCGTAGATGTCAATGGCCTTCTGGTACTGCTCCAGCTGCGCCGCGTACCCGGCCACCTTCAGCAGACACTTGTTGGCGGAGCTGaatggggcagagagaggggagggagctcGGTGGTGGCCGGGCCCAGGGCCCTCACCAAGGGGCTGGGGCGGGCAGGACAGGCGCCCCGGGTACCTGTTGGACTCCTCGCCTTTGTAGTAGTCTGCGGACTGCTCGTAGTGGGCGATGGCCTGGGgaaacagggggtggggggagagggccgGTGGGGCCCACGCAGCCGTCGTCACCCGCGGGCCTGGCATGGCCTGGGACTCGCCGGAGCCCTCTACCCGGGCTCTGACGGTGCCCCCGGCTCCCGTCCTGGTCCCAGAGGCCTGGTCGAGgcagccctcccccaccactgGCTGGGCCGGGCCCCGCCAGCCACTGACCTTCTCGATGTCGACCAGCTCCGTCTCGTAGATCTCGGCGATGGAGATGTGGTGCTTGGCCGCGATGGTGAACCGGCCCTGGGTGAGACATGGGACGGGGCTGTCAGCGACGAGGGGCGTCCTGAGCGGCCCCGCCCCAGCTCAGTCACGGCCCTCTGGGTCCCCGAAGCTGGGCTCTCAGCCCTCAGCCGCCCCTGGGAGCAGAGGTGCGCAGAGGAGGGTCCCGAGGGGCACTGGGCTTCAAAGGGAGGCTCCAGCACGAGTGGCCTGGGTCTGAGCGCTGTCCCGACTGGGTGACTGTGGGCAGGTCCCTCCACATTCAGCCTCCACGGTGGCACAGGCAGGTGGGGCAACATCACAGATAACATGTGCACAGGGTCGTGCCAGAGGCCCTGACCCGAGGATGCACgggacaggtggtccagagaagCGAAATGACCAGCCCAGAGTCACCTGGTGAAAGCTCCCGCTGCTCAGGAGACAGcctccctcctggcctccccGTCCCACGTGGCCATGTGGGCAACGTGCTGGACACATGAGGGCTCCAGCAGCAGTAACTTCTACACGTGAGGACGATGATGGCCCGTGGGCGGCCAGAGGCAGGACCTGGGGCGGGGCCGTCGGCCCCTGTGATGTGCTGGGAGCTGCCACCAGGAGCCAGGCTGGTGCAGAGCTGCGTGAGGACCCAGCCAGACCAGCCCCACTTGCCTGCACTTGGGGCCGGAGAGGAAGGGAGGCTGTGACAATATGGGAGgacctggggcggggcggggatggGACGGGACACTCAGTGACCCTTACCATGTCTGTGTAGATCTCAATTGCTCTCATCAAGCAGTTAATGGCCTCTGGTGGGAgaaaagggaggtggggaggagaaagaaggtgACGTCATTTCAGCAGAGGCCGGAGAGGAGGAAGGCTCAGGGCTGCGCTGGGAGCGGCCAGGGATATGCTcctgggctgggagggaaggTGAGGGGACCCCCGAGCCCCAGGAAACTTGGTCAGGCTAATTTATTCCGCAGACTGCGACTTGCCAGGCACGTGATTTTGGGGGAGCCCTGCTGATACAGCTGCCCTCTCCCCTGGGCCACCACGATGCCACCatcttccccacagcccctggggcAGGGCACAGCCAGCGATGGCCAGACTCCCGTGGGTGTTTTGAGCTAGACCTGCCAAGGCCCTGCCCTTGAGGAGAAGCTGCCGGCAGAGGTGGCCCAGCCTGACACCAGAGAGACACCCAGGTCCCACCTGGGCTCTGTCACCCTTTCACGGTGGGACCCTGAACCAGCCGTGTACCCCGCACCTGCCTGGCGTCCTTCCgcggcaggaggaggaggggtgctATGAGGCCGAGGGCCCTGCAGGTGGGGTCTCCAGCGTCCTCTCGTGCCCACACCTCAACCTGCAGCAGAGCCCTCCGCGCCCCACTCAGCCTGGCATTGCTGCCCACGGCTCTTCAAGCCACAGGTTTcaccaacaaaacaaacacacctGGGAGGAAGAATTGGGGTACCTTTGTTGTACTATCTTTCACAagattttaaatttggaaatttgggaaaggcttctttttttttttgacaagttatttggaggagagagagagaagcgtGAGTGGGAGGCATCTTCTAGCAGATAGAGATGAGCTCTGGGGTGGATTTTTTTTGAACACCACTTTAATGCGTCTCAGGAGGAAAGGGCgttgggggaggtggagggagatggACAGACCATGGGAGGGGGGCTCTGAGCTGGGGCAAGGCTGAAAGCTCACTCTGCGGTCCCAGAGCATTTGTAAGCCTCCTGGTCTGCTGCCTGGGTCTCCAAAGTCAGCAGGGCCCACTGGGCTGAGATGCTGCCAAGAAGCCACAGGCCCGGTGTCTGCTCTCAAGGGGCTGATGGTCTTATCACCCGGGGAGACACATGACCAGAGGCTCTTAGCCTCAGACCTGTGGCTGGCCCTACAGGGAGTCCACAAGCCCCCCTAAATTTACAGACCAAAAGGTGGTGTCTATGAGCACTGCTCTGGGGGAGGGTCGGTAGCTTGGATTCTGCACGGCCTCTGGGGACCCCTAAAAGATTCAGAGAACGTACACCACTGGGTCAACGTCCTGAGGCTGCCAGGTGGAAGCCCGAGGCagtaaggaagaggaaaagaaggcaaagaggggcagaggaggaggaaagggagagaacaCAACACACAAGCACAGCCGGAAGCAGTGTcactttaacacacacacacgttgtgTGACAGAGCGTTGCTGGAAGTGACTGATGAGCTGGCAACCCAACGGTAAGGATGATAAGGAACCAGGCTGCAGGGCCGCACTGCATGGTCTCTGCACACCCCCTGCTCCAGCCTCCACCCCAGGGGCGCGGACGCGGACGCGATCAACAGGTCCCCCTGGCAAGCGACTCGTGGGCTCCCTCTCCTGGGACAGGGTGCACAACCTGGCACCTGCAGGCAGAGGTGGCAAAGGTTGCCCCAGGTGAGGTTAGCAGCCCTGGAGGGGAGAGGCCGGAAGGTCCCCTGGCAGGATGGGCTCCCCGGCAGCCTGGGGGCCGGTGGGCAGTGGCCCGGAGTGTCGTCAGCAAGACGGCCCTTGCGGTGGTGGCGGGGCAGGAAGACGTACCCGCAGGCAGCAGCATGGATTCACAGGGTTGCGTCCCCTCGCTGCAGGACAGCTGGCAGGAAAGCGGCGGGCTGCCAGCTGTCACCCCGCCAGAGCGCTGGCGGAGAAGCTGTGGACACACTGGCTATAAGCGGCTCATCTCCGCTCACCAGGGCCCCAGGGGTGAATGGCCTGCGCACCCCTGGACAAGCAGAGCAGACCCCAGCACACCTGCAACACCATCTACCTGCAGGAACCTGGAGCCAGAAAGGGGCTCTGGGAAGGACGCAGCCTcggaaggtgggaggggagggctgaGGCCCGGAGAGAGGAAGGCACTGGCTTAGGGAGACAGGCCTCCTCGGTAAAATGGGAGCAGATTGCAGAACCCCACTAAGAAGCGGAATAGGTAAAAGAAAGAcgccgtggggggggggggtctggccACTCCCCTGCCCTGGGTGCACGCGGGCACGTGCGCATACGCACCCCTGGGCCTGGCTAGCAGGTGGGCAGCGTAAGAGGCCTCCCTGGCCTGAGTCTACCCAAAGCGGCCGGCAGTGGCTGGGGAActccagggaactcccatgaCAGCTGTGAGcatcacctccccacccccagccccgcccaccaCCAAGAGGGCAGCAGGCCACGCCCTGGCCCACACGCAGGGCAGGGCAGCGTGGTGAGAGGAGCCAGATCCCTTCCTTCCGCCCTGGCAGCTCGGCGGCCTGGCGGTGCTGGTGGGGCTTCCAGAGCTTCCAGGGCTTCCGTATGAAGTGCCGACTCAGGCAGAAGCCTCTGAGGCAGGTG includes:
- the NAPA gene encoding alpha-soluble NSF attachment protein — encoded protein: MDNSGKEAEAMALLAEAERKVKNSQSFFSGLFGGSSKIEEACEIYARAANMFKMAKNWSAAGNAFCQAAQLHLQLQSKHDAATCFVDAGNAFKKADPQEAINCLMRAIEIYTDMGRFTIAAKHHISIAEIYETELVDIEKAIAHYEQSADYYKGEESNSSANKCLLKVAGYAAQLEQYQKAIDIYEQVGTNAMDSPLLKYSAKDYFFKAALCHFCIDMLNAKLAVQKYEELFPAFSDSRECKLMKKLLDAHEEQNVDSYTEAVKEYDAISRLDQWLTTMLLRIKKTIQGDEEDLR